In Eublepharis macularius isolate TG4126 chromosome 4, MPM_Emac_v1.0, whole genome shotgun sequence, the following are encoded in one genomic region:
- the LOC129328081 gene encoding kyphoscoliosis peptidase-like isoform X2 yields MAFRDGLSHTQQILLAICCFPLQPFYLCYRCFARHKEDKEKPDTLAHVEEGKAKKTDRQPRFKDVRVFPSLTVQDNEGFQVDGKQGPRLPEEQNLYAYPWDKSALKSMSIDLRQFESLEAYAAKVNVQNSVENLVTALLQEAHNVLEKVRAIWIWICHHIEYDVEGLHDTAKRFCQPADVFRYRKSVCAGYAALFEEMCSIAGIQCKTLSGYSKGGRYKPGHVFEGESDHAWNAVFLHGRWHLLDCTWGSGTVDHSCNKFTFRYDEFYFLTHPALFIAGHFPEDHEWQLLKPRLTRQQFEHNVYCRSEFYSEGMVAASPQTGVIRTENGKATIFVETHSPALFLFKLNEAKENCLLTLQKNGMKLEVYPQQTGTHCLQIYAKHFHDKKENYSLVLEYSLKCSAVDKSISLPRDLIQPVGPSWLTEQAGILKALPPAPVIHTEDGRCVVTFIRTKDLDFFATLKSDNSRLPENTMRRHIWKTCRGNQAELKIHLPHAGKFALLIWAKKASDPGNHQCALSYLLSCPNKSVTWPVFPQSYTNWEDDYELLAPLAGILPANCQVQFKLKLPGIFKASVECGGKTLPLTLSGAGFWEGACNTSGGTTVTVRISKEADNCLWSLLEYKVKTR; encoded by the exons ATGTTCGGGTCTTTCCCAGCCTGACAGTGCAAGATAATGAAG GCTTTCAAGTTGATGGGAAACAAGGACCACGGCTGCCTGAGGAACAAAATTTGTATG CTTATCCATGGGATAAATCTGCTCTGAAATCAATGTCAATAGACCTGAGACAGTTTGAGAGCTTGGAGGCCTATGCAGCAAAG GTGAATGTCCAGAACAGTGTGGAAAACCTGGTGACTGCGTTGCTCCAAGAAGCCCACAATGTCCTGGAGAAAGTCCGAGCCATTTGGATATGGATTTGCCATCATATAG AATATGATGTGGAAGGCTTGCATGACACAGCCAAGCGATTTTGTCAGCCAGCAGATGTTTTTCGATATAGAAAGAGTGTTTGTGCCGGATACGCTGCACTCTTTGAAGAAATGTGCAG TATTGCAGGGATCCAGTGCAAGACACTCTCAGGCTACAGCAAAGGGGGAAGATATAAACCAGGACACGTCTTTGAGGGGGAGTCTGATCATGCCTGGAACGCTGTTTTCCTCCATGGAAGGTGGCACCTTTTGGACTGCACGTGGGGAAGTGGGACTGTTGATCACTCTTGTAACAAGTTCACTTTCAG ATATGATGAGTTTTACTTCCTGACCCATCCCGCTCTGTTTATTGCCGGTCACTTTCCAGAAGACCATGAGTGGCAGCTTCTGAAACCCAGGCTGACTCGGCAGCAGTTTGAGCACAATGTATATTGTAGATCTGAATTTTACTCTGAGGGGATGGTTGCGGCATCTCCCCAAACAGGAGTCATTCGAACAG AAAATGgcaaagcaaccatttttgtTGAGACTCACTCTCCAGCACTGTTCCTGTTTAAACTAAATGAGGCAAAAGAGAATTGTTTATTGACACTCCAGAAGAATGGGATGAAGCTAGAAGTGTATCCCCAGCAGACAGGAACCCATTGTTTGCAGATCTATGCAAAACACTTCCATGACAAGAAAGAAAACTACAGTCTCGTGTTAGAATACTCACTGAAGTGCAGCGCTGTGGACAAGAGCATCTCTTTGCCCCGGGACCTCATCCAACCAGTGGGACCCAGTTGGCTCACGGAGCAGGCAGGGATCCTGAAGGCCTTGCCTCCTGCTCCAGTTATCCACACAGAAGATGGGCGCTGTGTTGTCACTTTCATTCGGACTAAAGATCTGGATTTCTTTGCCACACTCAAGTCCGATAACAGCAGGTTGCCAGAGAACACAATGAGGCGTCACATCTGGAAAACCTGTCGAGGGAACCAGGCCGAGTTAAAGATTCACCTTCCCCATGCGGGGAAATTTGCTCTTCTCATCTGGGCCAAGAAGGCATCTGATCCAGGTAACCACCAGTGTGCCCTCAGCTACCTCCTCTCCTGCCCAAACAAGAGTGTGACGTGGCCGGTTTTCCCACAGAGCTATACAAACTGGGAGGACGACTATGAGTTATTGGCACCTCTTGCGGGTATCCTGCCAGCCAACTGCCAGGTGCAGTTTAAACTGAAGCTGCCAGGCATATTCAAAGCAAGCGTTGAATGTGGTGGAAAGACTCTCCCCCTGACTCTGAGTGGAGCTGGTTTCTGGGAGGGAGCCTGTAACACCTCAGGTGGGACAACGGTGACTGTCAGGATCTCCAAGGAAGCTGACAATTGTTTGTGGTCTTTGCTAGAGTACAAAGTGAAGACTCGTTAG